The following proteins come from a genomic window of Sander vitreus isolate 19-12246 chromosome 14, sanVit1, whole genome shotgun sequence:
- the crtap gene encoding cartilage-associated protein — MAPSTSSQLFSALLIAFFTSVVNSQYEKYSFRSFPRHELMPLESAYKYALDQYTGEKWKESVEYMEVSLRLYRLLRDSEAFCNLNCSSVGLDNEQKFAEFPELRAFGNVMKRAQCLKRCKQGLPAFRQTMPSRDTIDEFDKREPYRYLQYAYFKSDNLAKAASAAHTFLLKHPNDEMMQRNMAYYKSLPGADEHLKDLETKSYETLFVRAVRAYNGENFRTSVSDMELALRDFFKNYDECLAASEGPRDVKDFKDFYPSIADHYIEVLDRKVMCESDLTPVVGGFVVEKFVATMYHYLQFAYYKLNDLKNAVPCAASYVLFDPNDEVMNNNLAYYRFHKNQWELTEEDFLPRSEALRYYNQTTMQLQMLEFSRQRLVSDDEGEVVEFIDEFLDGDELPELEIPPKL; from the exons ATGGCACCCTCCACTTCTTCGCAACTTTTCTCGGCGCTTTTAATCGCATTTTTTACCTCAGTGGTGAACTCTCAGTATGAGAAATACAGCTTCAGGAGTTTCCCCAGGCACGAGCTGATGCCTCTGGAGTCCGCTTACAAATACGCACTGGACCAGTACACCGGAGAGAAGTGGAAGGAGTCGGTGGAGTACATGGAGGTGTCTCTGCGGTTGTATCGGCTGCTGCGGGACAGCGAGGCCTTCTGCAACCTCAACTGCAGCTCTGTCGGGCTGGACAACGAGCAGAAGTTTGCGGAGTTTCCAGAGCTGCGGGCGTTTGGTAACGTTATGAAGAGGGCGCAGTGCCTGAAGCGCTGCAAACAAGGGCTGCCCGCTTTCAGGCAGACCATGCCCAGTCGGGACACCATAGATGAGTTTGATAAGAGAGAGCCGTACAGATATCTGCAGTACGCCTACTTCAAA TCTGACAACCTTGCCAAGGCGGCGTCTGCTGCTCACACCTTCCTACTGAAACACCCAAATGATGAGATGATGCAGAGGAACATGGCCTACTACAAGAGTCTGCCTGGAGCCGACGAACACCTCAAAGACCTGGAGACCAAATCCTATGAG ACATTGTTTGTGCGTGCAGTGCGGGCGTATAATGGAGAAAACTTCCGTACTTCAGTGTCAGACATGGAGCTGGCTCTGCGGGACTTCTTCAAGAATTACGATGAGTGTCTGGCTGCATCTGAGGGCCCCAGGGACGTCAAAGACTTTAAAGACTTCTACCCCTCCATAGCTG ATCACTACATAGAGGTCCTTGACAGGAAAGTTATGTGTGAAAGTGACCTGACACCTGTTGTAGGAGGTTTCGTCGTTGAGAAGTTTGTGGCCACGATGTACCACTACCTGCAGTTTGCCTATTACAAAT tgaATGACCTGAAGAACGCAGTACCATGTGCAGCCAGCTACGTGCTCTTTGACCCCAACGATGAAGTTATGAATAATAACTTGGCCTATTACCGGTTCCACAAAAACCAGTGGGAACTGACAGAAGAGGACTTCCTCCCCAGATCA GAGGCACTGCGTTACTACAATCAGACCACAATGCAGCTACAGATGTTGGAGTTCTCCAGACAGCGCCTGGTGAGCGACGATGAG GGGGAGGTGGTGGAGTTTATAGATGAGTTCCTGGACGGTGATGAATTGCCCGAATTGGAAATTCCGCCGAAACTGTGA